From Microlunatus capsulatus, a single genomic window includes:
- a CDS encoding energy-coupling factor transporter transmembrane component T family protein, producing the protein MSTAVLAGPGRRVLTVNPVAKIAALVPLTLCLLSTLDWLSAVVAVVGELVVFLAVGLRARGLGRRLLPLLVAAPLAGVTMVLYGRPSGETYLRLGLVHVTEGSVAIGLATTARLVAIALPAVVLLATIDPTDLADGLAQRWRLPGRFVLGALAGLRLVGLFLQDWRSLELARRARGVADSGRLRRFAGQVLALLVLAVRRGSRLATAMEARGFDGPTARTWARPSPFGRAEVVTIAAGAALGALCVVVAVLAGTWNPVLT; encoded by the coding sequence GTGAGCACCGCGGTGCTCGCGGGCCCGGGGCGTCGGGTGCTCACCGTCAACCCGGTGGCCAAGATCGCCGCGCTGGTCCCGCTGACGCTCTGCCTGCTCAGCACGCTGGACTGGCTCTCGGCCGTCGTCGCCGTCGTCGGCGAGCTCGTCGTCTTCCTCGCCGTCGGGCTGCGGGCGCGCGGGCTGGGCCGGCGGCTGCTCCCGCTGCTGGTGGCCGCCCCGCTGGCCGGGGTGACGATGGTGCTCTACGGCCGGCCGTCGGGGGAGACCTACCTGCGGCTGGGTCTGGTGCACGTCACCGAGGGCTCGGTCGCCATCGGCCTGGCCACGACGGCCCGGCTGGTGGCCATCGCGCTGCCGGCGGTCGTGCTGCTGGCCACCATCGACCCGACCGACCTCGCCGACGGCCTCGCCCAGCGCTGGCGGCTGCCCGGCCGGTTCGTCCTCGGGGCGCTGGCGGGGCTGCGGCTGGTGGGGCTGTTCCTGCAGGACTGGCGCTCCCTCGAGCTGGCCCGGCGCGCCCGCGGCGTCGCCGACTCGGGCCGGCTGCGCCGGTTCGCCGGGCAGGTGCTGGCGCTGCTCGTGCTCGCGGTCCGACGGGGCAGCCGGCTGGCGACGGCGATGGAGGCGCGCGGCTTCGACGGCCCGACCGCCCGCACCTGGGCGCGACCCTCCCCCTTCGGCCGCGCGGAGGTCGTCACGATCGCCGCCGGGGCCGCGCTCGGCGCGCTCTGCGTGGTGGTGGCCGTGCTGGCCGGCACCTGGAACCCGGTCCTCACCTGA
- a CDS encoding manganese catalase family protein: MFFHKQELQFKAVPDKPDAIYARKLQEVLGGQYGEITIAMQYGFQAWNVHIPGKWRDLLFGIGSEEFGHVEMLAIMIARLLEKDPNADLQATVDSDPVMAAVIGGGDVQHAIVAGAGARAVDSNGNPWQGSYITASGNLLADFYANANGEMQGRLQAARLYHMTDDKGVRDLLSFLIARDTMHQNQWLAAIAELQAEGLEELPVPSNFPQKLENTEVHYQYLNFSDGKAAAEGRWASGPTPDGNGEFTYHDGPTTSAPMPPPTQPDPRLFGTDPKPNLAEKVTSTVKDALGK; encoded by the coding sequence ATGTTCTTCCACAAGCAGGAGCTGCAGTTCAAGGCCGTCCCCGACAAGCCGGACGCCATCTACGCCCGCAAGCTGCAGGAGGTGCTGGGCGGGCAGTACGGCGAGATCACCATCGCGATGCAGTACGGGTTCCAGGCCTGGAACGTGCACATCCCGGGCAAGTGGCGCGACCTCCTCTTCGGCATCGGCTCCGAGGAGTTCGGCCACGTCGAGATGCTGGCGATCATGATCGCCCGGCTGCTCGAGAAGGACCCGAACGCCGACCTGCAGGCCACCGTCGACTCCGACCCGGTGATGGCCGCGGTGATCGGCGGCGGCGACGTGCAGCACGCCATCGTCGCCGGGGCCGGCGCCCGGGCCGTCGACAGCAACGGGAACCCCTGGCAGGGCAGCTACATCACCGCCAGCGGCAACCTGCTCGCCGACTTCTACGCCAACGCCAACGGCGAGATGCAGGGCCGGCTGCAGGCCGCCCGGCTGTACCACATGACCGACGACAAGGGGGTCCGGGACCTGCTGAGCTTCCTCATCGCCCGCGACACCATGCACCAGAACCAGTGGCTGGCCGCGATCGCCGAGCTGCAGGCCGAGGGCCTGGAGGAGCTGCCGGTGCCGAGCAACTTCCCGCAGAAGCTCGAGAACACCGAGGTGCACTACCAGTACCTCAACTTCTCCGACGGGAAGGCCGCCGCCGAGGGCCGCTGGGCCTCGGGCCCGACGCCGGACGGCAACGGCGAGTTCACCTACCACGACGGCCCGACGACGTCGGCCCCGATGCCCCCGCCCACCCAGCCCGACCCGCGGCTGTTCGGCACCGACCCGAAGCCGAACCTGGCCGAGAAGGTCACGTCCACGGTGAAGGACGCGCTCGGCAAGTAG
- a CDS encoding MOSC domain-containing protein — protein sequence MPTETVTLTSLARYPLKSGRAEPLAEAVVEPWGLAGDRRWMVVDEAGAMLTGRQVPGMVLVEAEVAPDALVLRAAGRPELRVPVPPGPDRVEVDLWGSRFPATPAPGAEAWLADVLGRPAALLHLADPRGRPADPAFAGPDDVVSLADGFPLMLTSESSLAALDAWVAAGPRPEEGPLGMGRFRPNLVVAGAEAWAEDRWRRVRVGEVVLRVVKGCERCAFTLVDPATAERTKEPLTSLARHRRLDGKTWFGVNLVPEQAGGRLRVGDAVEVLEAVEEPGPLR from the coding sequence GTGCCCACCGAGACCGTCACGCTCACCTCGCTGGCCCGCTACCCGCTGAAGTCGGGCCGCGCCGAGCCCCTGGCCGAGGCGGTGGTGGAGCCCTGGGGGCTGGCGGGCGACCGGCGCTGGATGGTCGTCGACGAGGCCGGCGCGATGCTCACCGGCCGCCAGGTGCCGGGGATGGTGCTGGTGGAGGCCGAGGTCGCCCCCGACGCCCTCGTGCTGCGGGCGGCGGGCCGGCCCGAGCTGCGGGTGCCCGTGCCGCCCGGCCCCGACCGGGTGGAGGTCGACCTCTGGGGCAGCCGCTTCCCCGCCACCCCGGCGCCGGGCGCCGAGGCCTGGCTGGCCGACGTGCTGGGCCGGCCGGCCGCGCTGCTGCACCTGGCCGACCCCCGCGGCCGCCCCGCCGACCCCGCCTTCGCCGGCCCCGACGACGTGGTCTCCCTGGCCGACGGCTTCCCCCTGATGCTCACCAGCGAGTCCTCGCTGGCCGCGCTCGACGCCTGGGTCGCCGCCGGGCCGCGGCCCGAGGAGGGTCCGCTGGGTATGGGCCGGTTCCGCCCCAACCTGGTGGTCGCCGGTGCGGAGGCGTGGGCGGAGGACCGGTGGCGGCGGGTCCGGGTCGGCGAGGTGGTGCTGCGGGTCGTCAAGGGCTGCGAGCGCTGCGCGTTCACCCTCGTCGACCCGGCCACCGCGGAGCGGACCAAGGAGCCGCTGACGAGCCTGGCCCGGCACCGCCGGCTGGACGGCAAGACCTGGTTCGGGGTCAACCTCGTCCCCGAGCAGGCCGGCGGCCGGCTCCGGGTGGGCGACGCCGTCGAGGTCCTGGAGGCCGTCGAGGAGCCGGGTCCGCTGCGCTGA
- a CDS encoding PKD domain-containing protein: MRRRVTLRAVVLAVFLVLLGTQVSAAPQPGRLHLTAAGDFAQTTNTGLVLDQLAATGSDVAVTLGDMSYGTVGGEQGWCDFVKARVGDSFPFEMLSGNHESNGLNGNINDFSACLPNQLPGVVGTYGRQYYVDVPAGAPLVRFVMISPGLTYPDGTWSYAAGSARYQWTAQAIDGARAAGVPWVVVGMHKPCLTVGKYGCDSGADVFNLLLSKKVDLVLSGHEHTYQRSHQLALGAGCPAFVPGRYDAGCVADTDGDFRAGAGSVAMVVGTGGQLLYDVTTTDPELPYMAATSGRNVNPTYGFLDVQATADVLQASFVRGAGGTLADSFTLTKGTTPADQPPVASFTSTCTDLVCGVDAGASRDPDGTIASYAWTFGDGSTATGVTASHTYRTPGSYPVTLTVTDDDGGTAQSTRNVAPTAPVAGALVDDQFARTVNSGWGSAPTGGAWTVSGTAANYAVGGGVATVKVGAGSGPVAALNQVTTTGSDTRLAFGLDKVPAGSGLYLATHARRVTGGGAYLAKTRVTSAGAVTLELARTTATGSEVNLQAAVAVSGLTYTPGDLLNVRTEASGTAPTTLRAKVWKAGTPEPTTWQRSVADSTAGLQAAGSVAVSPYLSSGATNAPVTVRLDSLVVTAP; this comes from the coding sequence ATGCGACGACGGGTGACCCTGCGGGCCGTGGTGCTGGCCGTGTTCCTGGTGCTGCTCGGCACCCAGGTGTCGGCGGCCCCGCAACCGGGCCGGCTGCACCTCACCGCCGCCGGCGACTTCGCCCAGACGACGAACACCGGTCTGGTGCTCGACCAGCTGGCCGCGACGGGCAGCGACGTCGCGGTCACCCTCGGCGACATGTCCTACGGGACGGTGGGCGGGGAGCAGGGCTGGTGCGACTTCGTCAAGGCGCGCGTCGGGGACTCCTTCCCCTTCGAGATGCTCTCCGGGAACCACGAGTCCAACGGCCTCAACGGCAACATCAACGACTTCTCCGCCTGCCTGCCGAACCAGCTGCCCGGGGTCGTCGGGACCTACGGCCGGCAGTACTACGTCGACGTGCCGGCCGGCGCCCCCCTGGTCCGGTTCGTCATGATCTCGCCCGGGCTGACCTACCCCGACGGCACCTGGAGCTACGCGGCCGGCTCGGCCCGGTACCAGTGGACGGCCCAGGCCATCGACGGCGCCCGCGCCGCGGGGGTGCCGTGGGTGGTCGTCGGGATGCACAAGCCCTGCCTGACGGTGGGCAAGTACGGCTGCGACTCCGGCGCCGACGTCTTCAACCTGCTGCTGTCCAAGAAGGTCGACCTGGTGCTCAGCGGGCACGAGCACACCTACCAGCGCAGCCACCAGCTGGCGCTGGGCGCCGGCTGCCCGGCCTTCGTCCCCGGCCGCTACGACGCCGGCTGCGTGGCCGACACGGACGGCGACTTCCGTGCGGGCGCGGGCAGCGTCGCCATGGTCGTCGGGACCGGCGGCCAGCTGCTGTACGACGTCACGACCACCGACCCGGAGCTGCCCTACATGGCGGCGACCAGCGGCCGCAACGTCAACCCCACCTACGGGTTCCTCGACGTCCAGGCGACCGCCGACGTGCTGCAGGCCTCCTTCGTCCGCGGGGCCGGCGGCACCCTGGCCGACTCCTTCACCCTGACCAAGGGCACCACCCCCGCCGACCAGCCGCCGGTGGCCTCGTTCACCAGCACCTGCACCGACCTGGTCTGCGGCGTCGACGCCGGCGCCTCGCGCGACCCCGACGGCACCATCGCCTCCTACGCCTGGACCTTCGGCGACGGCAGCACCGCGACCGGGGTGACGGCGTCGCACACCTACCGCACGCCCGGCAGCTACCCCGTCACCCTGACGGTGACCGACGACGACGGCGGGACGGCGCAGAGCACCCGCAACGTCGCGCCGACGGCGCCGGTCGCGGGCGCGCTGGTCGACGACCAGTTCGCGCGCACCGTCAACTCCGGGTGGGGCTCCGCGCCCACCGGCGGGGCCTGGACGGTGTCCGGGACCGCCGCGAACTACGCGGTCGGGGGCGGGGTGGCCACCGTGAAGGTGGGCGCCGGCAGCGGGCCGGTCGCCGCGCTCAACCAGGTCACGACGACCGGCAGCGACACCCGGCTGGCCTTCGGGCTCGACAAGGTGCCCGCCGGCAGCGGCCTCTACCTGGCCACGCACGCCCGCCGGGTCACCGGCGGCGGCGCCTACCTGGCCAAGACCCGGGTGACCAGCGCCGGCGCGGTGACCCTGGAGCTGGCCCGCACCACGGCCACCGGCTCGGAGGTCAACCTGCAGGCGGCGGTCGCGGTCAGCGGGCTCACCTACACCCCCGGCGACCTGCTGAACGTGCGCACCGAGGCCTCCGGCACCGCTCCCACCACCCTGCGGGCGAAGGTCTGGAAGGCCGGGACGCCGGAGCCGACGACCTGGCAGCGCTCGGTGGCCGACAGCACCGCCGGGCTGCAGGCGGCGGGCTCGGTCGCCGTCAGCCCCTACCTCTCCAGCGGCGCCACGAACGCCCCGGTCACCGTCCGGCTCGACTCGCTGGTGGTCACCGCCCCCTGA
- a CDS encoding glycosyltransferase family 2 protein, whose amino-acid sequence MTTFDLESTFAADARPADARPADARPADAGLASYVRQLQADVESLPTYRPVVAAVIPAYNEGETIVEVLRSLLKQTRLPDEIHVIVNNTKDDTFEKAAKFAGPRSSKRKGKDGSKQRTEVYVHDIGANPDKKVGALNYGFSLVGHADYLLGVDGDTTLAPDAVEKLESEIVSDTRIGGISAIYSIDDTVVKGPIARLLIAGQRAQFAAFNMQNMLRGRNMAVLGGQCSIFSMRALRAVMAENHQQTPWVNDSEVEDSLLSLQIKSAGYLTKISAQARADVGGMTTVRSLDGQQVKWNYGAIDLMWPGQRGDTKGQPLHPNLRLRWAENFGMLTNIFTRIAFVLLLAASLSIGAFVFSPIWLIPPAVAILLNVRIAMSMKGRTWRDVAFAAAGLPAELYMWLRAGHFLRAWAKFLSKVKVDNWAEQAKAERGSGNAFLTPLIILGISFLVLGYTWFQLPVLIQSSILWLGWPVLYVVTIAQTVVMAGKLFRRQRGYKV is encoded by the coding sequence ATGACCACCTTCGACCTCGAGTCCACCTTCGCCGCCGACGCCCGCCCCGCCGATGCCCGCCCCGCCGATGCCCGCCCCGCCGACGCCGGCCTGGCCTCCTACGTCCGCCAGCTGCAGGCCGACGTCGAGTCGCTGCCGACCTACCGGCCCGTCGTCGCCGCGGTCATCCCGGCCTACAACGAGGGCGAGACCATCGTCGAGGTGCTGCGGTCGCTGCTCAAGCAGACCCGGCTGCCCGACGAGATCCACGTCATCGTCAACAACACCAAGGACGACACCTTCGAGAAGGCCGCCAAGTTCGCCGGCCCGCGCAGCTCCAAGCGCAAGGGCAAGGACGGCAGCAAGCAGCGCACCGAGGTCTACGTCCACGACATCGGCGCGAACCCCGACAAGAAGGTCGGCGCCCTGAACTACGGCTTCTCCCTCGTCGGCCACGCCGACTACCTGCTCGGCGTCGACGGGGACACCACCCTGGCGCCCGACGCGGTCGAGAAGCTGGAGTCCGAGATCGTCTCCGACACCCGCATCGGCGGCATCTCCGCCATCTACAGCATCGACGACACCGTGGTGAAGGGCCCGATCGCCCGGCTGCTCATCGCCGGCCAGCGCGCCCAGTTCGCCGCCTTCAACATGCAGAACATGCTCCGCGGCCGCAACATGGCCGTCCTCGGCGGCCAGTGCTCGATCTTCTCGATGCGGGCGCTCCGCGCCGTGATGGCCGAGAACCACCAGCAGACCCCGTGGGTCAACGACTCCGAGGTGGAGGACTCGCTGCTGAGCCTGCAGATCAAGTCCGCCGGCTACCTCACCAAGATCTCCGCCCAGGCCCGCGCCGACGTCGGCGGGATGACCACGGTCCGCTCGCTCGACGGCCAGCAGGTCAAGTGGAACTACGGGGCCATCGACCTCATGTGGCCGGGCCAGCGCGGCGACACGAAGGGCCAGCCGCTGCACCCGAACCTGCGCCTGCGCTGGGCCGAGAACTTCGGGATGCTCACCAACATCTTCACCCGCATCGCCTTCGTCCTGCTGCTGGCCGCGTCGCTCTCCATCGGCGCCTTCGTCTTCTCCCCGATCTGGCTCATCCCGCCGGCCGTCGCGATCCTGCTGAACGTCCGGATCGCCATGTCGATGAAGGGCCGGACCTGGCGCGACGTCGCCTTCGCCGCCGCCGGCCTCCCCGCCGAGCTCTACATGTGGCTCCGCGCCGGCCACTTCCTGCGGGCCTGGGCCAAGTTCCTCTCCAAGGTCAAGGTCGACAACTGGGCCGAGCAGGCCAAGGCCGAGCGCGGCTCGGGCAACGCCTTCCTCACCCCGCTGATCATCCTGGGCATCTCCTTCCTCGTCCTCGGCTACACCTGGTTCCAGCTGCCGGTCCTCATCCAGTCCTCGATCCTCTGGCTCGGCTGGCCGGTCCTCTACGTCGTCACCATCGCCCAGACCGTCGTCATGGCCGGCAAGCTCTTCCGCCGCCAGCGTGGCTACAAGGTCTGA